GCCGTCTGCAGGTCGGTGCCCAGGAAGACGCCGAGCAGGGCGATCAGGATCACCCCCTGGGCGGCGCCGAAATAGCCGCCGTACACCCCGGTGACGAACACGCCGACGGCCAGCACCGGCCCGCCGTGCGCCGGACGGGGGCCCCTGGCGGCGACCCGCCTCGCCACCCACGGCTGGACGGCGGTCAGCCCGGCGGCCAGCACGATGAGCACGGGGACGATCGCTTCGAACGCCGAGGCCGGCAGCGCCAGCAGCAGGACGGCGCCGGTGACCCCGCCGAGCGCGGCCAGCACTCCGAGCCGGCTCACCACCGCCCGGCGTCCGGCCAGCTCGCGACGGTAGCCGTAGGCTCCCGCGGCCGAGCCGGGCAGCAGGCCCACCGTGTTCGAGACGTTCGCGGTGAGCGGTGGCACCCCCAGAGCCACCAGCGCCGGGAAGGTCACCAGGGTGCCGGCCCCGACGATGGCATTCATCCCGCCGGCCACGAACCCGGCGGCGAGCATCGCGCCGAACCGCGCCAGCTCGCTGCCCAGGCCCACGGACCGCATCCTGTCAGGACGAAGGTCCCGTCCCTGACCCCGGGACCGGGTCGGGACTAGGGTCCCGTCTCGATTGGGGGGGCGTACCACTACGGTGCCGATGTGAGAGTCGTCGTCCCCGCAGAAGTCCGAGCTGGCGAGCGCCGTGTGGCCGCCATGCCGGACTCCATCCCCAAGTTGTTGCGCTCCGGCGTGGAGCTCGTCGTCGAGTCAGGGGCCGGGCGTCACGCCCGGATCTCGGACGCCGACTACGAGGCCGCCGGCGCGCAGGTCCGTGCCGGCGACGTGCTGGCCGACGCGGACGCCG
The DNA window shown above is from Actinomycetes bacterium and carries:
- a CDS encoding sulfite exporter TauE/SafE family protein, giving the protein MGLGSELARFGAMLAAGFVAGGMNAIVGAGTLVTFPALVALGVPPLTANVSNTVGLLPGSAAGAYGYRRELAGRRAVVSRLGVLAALGGVTGAVLLLALPASAFEAIVPVLIVLAAGLTAVQPWVARRVAARGPRPAHGGPVLAVGVFVTGVYGGYFGAAQGVILIALLGVFLGTDLQTANGVKNVLAGVANLVAAVLFIALAPVDWAVALAVGVGATLGGTVGARYGRQLPQRTLRIIIVVVAVVAAIRLSVA